One part of the Mesorhizobium sp. M4B.F.Ca.ET.058.02.1.1 genome encodes these proteins:
- the ptsP gene encoding phosphoenolpyruvate--protein phosphotransferase, protein MRIEGVPASTGYAEGPLFDLDRPPAAYTSKSSAAEEIAALETAIGKAVSRLSAMIETADGDAAGILEFHIAMLQDHALSAPAFASIGSGQAADVAWRAALDAEIAGYDASDQDYFRARAADLRDIRDQVLRALSEDGEPTAPLGAIFHGEDIAPTRFLEIDWSAGGGIALRAGSTASHVAMLARARGVPMVVGLGTFPASLAGMALLDAEHGGMVLSPSPAEIYAFRQSSSSFAARLGAAQSFLTRPAVTKAGTAVRVQVNIANPSDVDGIDISTCDGVGLMRTEFLFGKALPDEETQYHAYCKVLEWAGDKPVTIRTVDAGGDKPVAGFTVEETNPFLGLRGIRLSLKRRDIFRVQIRALLRAAIHGNLKVMFPMIATPEEYSQAAALFTEEQASLAARGVAHTMPPLGIMVEVPSVAIAPEAFANVAFFSIGSNDLTQYVMAAARDNAAVTYLNSVRHPAVLRLLEAVVRFGREKGIPVSLCGDAGGDPAAIPALIEAGLRDLSVAPAQLAMAKAAIAEVPV, encoded by the coding sequence ATGCGGATTGAGGGTGTTCCAGCCTCCACGGGCTATGCCGAAGGGCCGCTGTTCGATCTCGACCGGCCGCCTGCCGCCTACACAAGCAAGTCGAGCGCGGCGGAGGAGATTGCGGCGCTGGAGACCGCGATCGGCAAGGCGGTAAGCCGGCTCAGCGCAATGATCGAAACCGCCGACGGCGATGCCGCCGGCATCCTGGAATTCCATATCGCCATGCTGCAGGACCATGCGCTGAGCGCGCCGGCCTTCGCCTCGATCGGCTCCGGCCAGGCCGCCGATGTCGCATGGCGGGCGGCGCTCGACGCCGAAATCGCCGGCTACGACGCGTCAGACCAGGACTATTTCCGCGCACGCGCCGCTGATCTGCGCGACATACGCGACCAGGTCCTGCGTGCGCTGAGCGAGGACGGGGAACCCACGGCACCCCTCGGCGCCATCTTCCATGGAGAGGACATCGCGCCGACGCGCTTCCTCGAAATCGACTGGAGCGCCGGTGGCGGCATCGCGCTCAGGGCCGGCAGCACCGCCAGCCATGTCGCCATGCTGGCGCGTGCGCGCGGCGTGCCAATGGTGGTCGGGCTCGGCACCTTCCCGGCCAGCCTCGCAGGCATGGCGTTGCTCGATGCCGAGCACGGCGGGATGGTGCTCTCGCCCTCACCGGCCGAGATCTACGCCTTCCGGCAATCATCGTCCTCCTTCGCCGCGCGCCTGGGCGCGGCGCAGTCTTTCCTGACCCGGCCGGCGGTGACCAAGGCGGGAACCGCCGTGCGCGTGCAGGTCAACATCGCCAACCCTTCCGACGTCGATGGCATCGACATCTCGACCTGCGACGGCGTCGGGCTGATGCGGACGGAGTTCCTGTTCGGCAAGGCGCTGCCGGACGAGGAGACGCAGTATCATGCCTACTGCAAGGTGCTGGAATGGGCAGGCGACAAGCCGGTGACCATCCGCACCGTCGACGCCGGCGGCGACAAGCCGGTTGCCGGCTTCACCGTCGAGGAGACCAACCCCTTTCTCGGCCTGCGCGGCATCCGGCTGTCGCTCAAGCGGCGCGACATTTTCCGGGTGCAGATCAGGGCATTGCTGCGCGCCGCCATCCACGGCAATCTAAAGGTCATGTTTCCGATGATCGCCACGCCCGAGGAATACAGCCAGGCCGCCGCGCTGTTCACGGAGGAGCAGGCGAGCCTTGCCGCGCGCGGCGTCGCGCACACGATGCCGCCGCTCGGCATCATGGTCGAGGTGCCTTCTGTGGCGATTGCGCCGGAAGCTTTCGCAAACGTCGCCTTCTTCTCGATCGGCTCCAACGACCTGACGCAATATGTGATGGCGGCGGCCCGAGACAATGCCGCCGTCACCTACCTCAACTCGGTTCGGCATCCGGCGGTTCTTAGGTTGTTAGAAGCGGTGGTGCGCTTCGGACGGGAGAAGGGGATTCCGGTGAGCCTGTGCGGCGATGCGGGCGGCGATCCGGCCGCCATTCCGGCACTGATCGAGGCAGGCCTGCGCGACCTTTCGGTCGCCCCAGCACAACTCGCCATGGCCAAGGCGGCCATCGCTGAAGTCCCGGTCTAG
- the dhaK gene encoding dihydroxyacetone kinase subunit DhaK: MKKFINAVDTVLTESLDGFVAAHSDILMLGDDHKFVRRKVLKPGKVALISGGGSGHEPLHGGLVGHGMLDAACPGQVFTSPTPDQMIAAVQAVDTGAGCLFIVKNYEGDVMNFDMAAEMSEGVMQVVTNDDVAVENSSYTTGRRGVAGTLVVEKMVGAAAEQGMALNELKALGERVNGATRSMGVALTSCTVPAAGRPTFEMGDGEMEFGVGIHGEPGRRRDALKSADAIAEEVCTAIAGDLGERAKGPALLFVNGFGGTPSMELYLMYNSARKIFGKSGVTVTRSLVGSYVTSLDMAGCSITLTLLDDEMTALWDAPVHTAALRWGL; encoded by the coding sequence ATGAAGAAATTCATCAACGCAGTAGACACGGTGCTGACCGAGAGCCTTGACGGCTTCGTCGCCGCCCATTCGGATATCCTTATGCTGGGCGATGACCACAAATTCGTCCGCCGCAAGGTGCTGAAGCCCGGCAAGGTGGCGCTGATCTCGGGCGGCGGCTCCGGCCACGAGCCGCTGCATGGCGGGCTGGTCGGTCACGGCATGCTGGACGCCGCCTGCCCCGGCCAGGTGTTCACCTCGCCGACACCCGACCAGATGATTGCCGCCGTGCAGGCCGTCGACACCGGCGCCGGCTGCCTGTTCATCGTCAAGAACTACGAAGGCGACGTGATGAATTTCGACATGGCTGCAGAAATGTCGGAGGGCGTCATGCAGGTGGTGACCAATGACGACGTCGCGGTCGAGAACTCGTCCTACACCACCGGCCGGCGCGGCGTCGCCGGCACGCTGGTGGTGGAGAAGATGGTCGGCGCGGCGGCCGAGCAAGGCATGGCGCTGAACGAGCTCAAGGCGCTCGGCGAACGCGTCAACGGCGCGACGCGCTCGATGGGCGTGGCGCTGACCAGTTGCACGGTGCCGGCGGCGGGCAGGCCCACCTTCGAAATGGGTGACGGCGAGATGGAGTTCGGTGTCGGCATCCATGGCGAGCCCGGAAGGCGGCGCGACGCGCTGAAGAGCGCCGATGCCATCGCCGAGGAGGTTTGCACAGCCATCGCCGGCGACCTCGGCGAGCGGGCAAAAGGGCCGGCGCTGCTCTTCGTCAACGGCTTCGGCGGCACGCCGTCGATGGAGCTCTATCTGATGTACAACAGCGCCCGCAAAATCTTCGGGAAGAGCGGCGTGACGGTGACCCGCTCGCTGGTCGGCTCCTACGTGACATCGCTCGACATGGCCGGCTGCTCGATCACGCTGACCCTGCTCGACGACGAGATGACGGCATTGTGGGACGCGCCGGTGCACACGGCGGCGCTACGCTGGGGACTTTAA
- a CDS encoding nucleotidyltransferase family protein: protein MLPPLAPADEKLLLTYADPEAELAVASTARSLLALLDNAEFHGVLPIMLRKLRETGDAHLPQDADLQARLAELREASTLVTGQSMLLQYHGERIMKALAAKAIPARIVKGPVFARKLYKHVSDRPFTDIDILVEPASINEANRVIAASGFELCSGEAHSHDLQEFKWLEKENSSLLIELHGNLVHDSGMRRRLSLGFRDLQAIDGDGTDTPAALLTIAIVHAAGGHKFHRLQLCVDVLQGVRALQSAAAEARLLDAARMTGIELELATVLDVTGRLFDEARALDLANRVKPDLGIRLARRLITRETLLGVNSRDKMRSRLRRDAFRWIQRLARPRPYRG, encoded by the coding sequence ATGCTGCCACCACTTGCGCCCGCCGACGAGAAACTGCTGCTCACCTATGCTGACCCCGAGGCAGAGCTGGCCGTAGCTTCCACGGCAAGAAGCCTGTTGGCGCTGCTCGACAATGCCGAGTTCCACGGCGTGCTGCCGATCATGCTGCGCAAACTGCGGGAAACAGGCGATGCGCATCTGCCCCAGGATGCTGACCTGCAAGCGAGATTGGCCGAACTGCGCGAGGCATCGACGCTGGTCACCGGCCAGTCCATGCTGCTGCAATATCATGGCGAGCGCATCATGAAGGCGCTTGCGGCGAAGGCCATTCCGGCTCGGATCGTCAAGGGGCCGGTGTTCGCGCGCAAGCTCTACAAACATGTCTCGGACCGGCCCTTCACCGACATCGACATCCTGGTCGAGCCAGCCAGCATCAACGAGGCCAACCGGGTGATCGCCGCCTCCGGCTTCGAGCTCTGCAGCGGCGAAGCCCATTCGCACGACCTGCAGGAGTTCAAATGGCTGGAGAAGGAGAATTCCAGCCTGCTGATCGAGCTGCACGGCAATCTGGTTCATGATTCCGGCATGCGGCGGCGGCTGTCGCTGGGTTTTCGCGACTTGCAGGCCATCGACGGCGACGGAACCGACACGCCGGCGGCGCTGCTGACCATCGCCATCGTGCATGCGGCCGGTGGACACAAGTTCCACCGGCTGCAGCTCTGTGTCGACGTGCTGCAAGGCGTGCGGGCGTTGCAGTCGGCGGCGGCCGAAGCGCGGCTGCTGGATGCCGCGCGCATGACCGGCATCGAGCTCGAACTGGCGACTGTGCTCGACGTGACCGGCAGGCTTTTCGACGAGGCGCGCGCCCTCGACCTTGCCAACCGGGTCAAGCCCGACCTCGGCATCCGGCTCGCCAGGCGACTGATTACCCGCGAGACGCTGCTCGGCGTCAATTCAAGGGACAAGATGCGCTCGCGGCTGCGCCGCGACGCGTTCCGCTGGATCCAGCGGCTAGCGAGGCCGAGGCCGTATCGTGGCTGA
- a CDS encoding formyltransferase family protein, with translation MADHTAAPDRPISAVFIIEITPITAPMLAGWLEKGHHIAALVVPGPRPGKQSSFSTWRRRRKRKLVLKRHLIPTEVPLIEFSRPYDWAALGQRLAGFHADVLITFGFLTLIPETLLKLFAKGGLNLHPALLPNYKGPHPIARLVVDEQYEAHGGVSLHKMTSGFDEGDILAQIAFSPGDWHSTATLSRALASGMKLLVAEAAPDHCAGRLEGVRQPEGNFTWAQLGRKPVVVGSQWSSAHIARIWRVVGRGVALHVPINGKLARLAYPIRRLGPATGEPPARRWGMIEFDCADGRIAHLAYNGFARQLTRWQRAFGRLRLGQKSFEMRRFGERAEGPR, from the coding sequence GTGGCTGATCACACAGCAGCCCCGGACAGACCCATCTCGGCCGTCTTCATCATCGAAATAACGCCGATCACGGCCCCGATGCTCGCCGGCTGGCTGGAGAAAGGCCATCACATCGCCGCGCTTGTCGTGCCTGGTCCGCGGCCCGGCAAACAGTCGAGCTTCAGCACCTGGCGGCGGCGGCGCAAACGCAAGCTCGTGCTGAAGCGGCATCTTATCCCCACCGAGGTGCCGCTGATCGAATTCAGCCGCCCGTACGACTGGGCCGCGCTTGGCCAGCGCCTTGCCGGCTTCCACGCCGATGTCCTCATCACGTTCGGGTTTCTCACGCTTATTCCCGAGACCTTGCTGAAGCTGTTCGCGAAAGGCGGACTGAACCTGCATCCGGCGCTGCTGCCCAACTACAAGGGCCCGCATCCGATCGCGCGGCTCGTCGTCGACGAGCAGTATGAGGCGCATGGCGGGGTGAGCCTGCACAAGATGACGTCGGGCTTCGACGAGGGCGACATCCTGGCGCAGATCGCATTCTCTCCTGGCGATTGGCACTCGACGGCGACGCTGTCGCGGGCACTGGCCAGCGGGATGAAATTGCTGGTGGCGGAGGCCGCGCCCGATCACTGCGCCGGCAGGCTCGAAGGCGTGCGGCAGCCGGAAGGGAACTTCACCTGGGCGCAACTCGGCCGCAAGCCGGTGGTGGTCGGCAGTCAATGGTCGAGCGCCCATATTGCCAGGATCTGGCGCGTGGTCGGGCGTGGCGTTGCGCTCCATGTGCCGATAAACGGGAAGCTGGCCCGGCTGGCGTACCCCATCCGCAGGCTCGGCCCGGCGACTGGCGAACCGCCGGCAAGGCGGTGGGGGATGATCGAATTCGATTGTGCCGACGGCCGCATCGCGCATCTTGCCTATAATGGTTTCGCGCGTCAGCTGACGCGCTGGCAGCGCGCGTTCGGCCGACTGCGGCTCGGGCAGAAGTCCTTCGAAATGCGCCGCTTTGGCGAGCGCGCCGAAGGCCCGCGGTGA
- a CDS encoding serine kinase, with protein sequence MSYALNGQIVAISAERAELWRDLDRMLAGLSAAEPVEAGFRIDIIETQSLSETPEGTLAFDGEVPEDGHCRMIDGGDVLHLVFPGRQTLSIRAGERRAEIRTRPGVRITWTAWMLVLDAALDAGGQYMLHTAGLTLPGSDAVVLIHAPSGTGKTTTSLALASQGFGLCADDSMILDVAPDKAAAWGLPRHVKIHRKTAELVPLVSPCLGPSWDRNGEQAVSLERLGQILRVESVVARPVSALLHLARSADGESRLNPMARTDAMVALAADNVRTGMTGLLPLQKHRLATIAKLVTTVPTFTLEVGARPADAARLIRSALALA encoded by the coding sequence ATGAGCTACGCCCTTAACGGCCAGATCGTCGCCATTTCGGCCGAACGCGCCGAGCTCTGGCGCGATCTCGATAGGATGCTCGCGGGCCTGAGCGCCGCCGAACCCGTCGAAGCCGGCTTTCGCATCGACATCATCGAGACGCAATCGCTTTCCGAGACGCCCGAGGGGACGCTCGCCTTCGACGGCGAGGTGCCCGAGGACGGCCATTGCCGGATGATCGATGGCGGCGACGTCCTTCACCTGGTGTTTCCCGGCCGCCAGACGCTTTCCATCCGTGCCGGCGAGCGCCGGGCCGAAATCCGCACGCGCCCCGGTGTCAGGATCACCTGGACGGCGTGGATGCTGGTGCTTGATGCCGCGCTCGACGCGGGTGGGCAGTATATGCTGCACACCGCCGGCCTGACGCTGCCGGGGAGCGACGCCGTGGTCCTTATCCACGCCCCGAGCGGCACCGGCAAGACCACGACCTCGCTGGCGCTGGCTTCGCAAGGCTTCGGCCTCTGCGCGGACGATTCCATGATCCTCGATGTGGCGCCGGACAAAGCCGCGGCCTGGGGCTTGCCTCGCCATGTGAAGATCCACCGCAAGACAGCCGAACTTGTCCCTCTCGTCTCGCCCTGCCTCGGCCCGTCGTGGGACCGCAATGGCGAACAGGCCGTGTCGCTCGAGCGCCTCGGCCAGATCCTGCGCGTCGAAAGCGTGGTCGCCAGGCCGGTCTCGGCGCTGCTTCACCTTGCCCGCTCGGCCGACGGCGAGAGCAGGCTCAATCCCATGGCCAGGACCGACGCCATGGTCGCGCTGGCCGCCGACAACGTCAGGACCGGCATGACCGGCCTGCTGCCACTGCAAAAACACCGACTGGCGACGATCGCCAAACTGGTCACGACGGTGCCGACCTTTACCCTGGAGGTCGGCGCGCGACCTGCCGATGCGGCGCGGTTGATCCGGTCCGCGCTGGCGCTCGCCTGA
- a CDS encoding lasso peptide biosynthesis B2 protein, with amino-acid sequence MMAYGLLRVLFRAHLWISARLMPALVGKRDFEAMLKWAPLTSPTPYRGLPSSYIVASVNRAVRHPWLMRDRRCLREGLLAHRFLRLAGFDPDLRFGVDPQSMHAPRLSAHCWVCLDGRPVVSDSLPGMVEIYRHHAESGKARAA; translated from the coding sequence ATGATGGCTTACGGGCTGCTGCGGGTGTTGTTTCGCGCCCATCTGTGGATCAGCGCGCGGCTGATGCCGGCCCTCGTCGGCAAGCGCGATTTCGAAGCGATGTTGAAATGGGCGCCGCTGACATCGCCGACACCCTATCGCGGCCTGCCGTCCTCCTACATCGTCGCCAGCGTCAACCGTGCGGTCAGGCATCCCTGGCTGATGCGTGATCGAAGATGCCTGAGGGAGGGCCTGCTCGCCCATCGCTTCCTGCGTCTCGCTGGCTTCGACCCGGACCTGCGCTTTGGTGTCGATCCGCAGTCGATGCACGCGCCGCGCCTGTCGGCGCATTGCTGGGTCTGTCTCGATGGCCGGCCGGTGGTAAGCGATAGCCTCCCCGGCATGGTGGAGATCTATCGCCATCATGCCGAATCTGGAAAGGCGCGTGCCGCTTGA
- a CDS encoding PqqD family protein, producing MAEIASGMVLRLADDASVQHVGDGAVVLLARSGQLYTCNGTTEAFLDKVDGARSLDQIVDLLSDEFEVDKAMLDQDMAALAAELVAEGILADPGA from the coding sequence ATGGCTGAAATCGCATCTGGAATGGTTCTGCGGCTGGCCGACGATGCATCGGTGCAGCATGTCGGTGATGGTGCGGTCGTGCTTCTGGCGCGCAGCGGCCAGCTCTATACTTGCAACGGCACTACTGAAGCCTTTCTCGATAAGGTCGACGGCGCCCGCAGCCTCGACCAGATTGTCGATCTGCTGTCCGACGAGTTCGAGGTCGACAAGGCCATGCTCGACCAGGACATGGCGGCGCTTGCCGCTGAGCTGGTGGCGGAAGGTATCCTAGCCGACCCGGGTGCATGA
- a CDS encoding DUF2259 domain-containing protein, with amino-acid sequence MADLVSAANIRHHGMLIAARHALGQAASTADCSASFETQQNGDISGKALGFRLTLQGQDGKPLKILHEDKAVPGSRNCPISYSLSEAYEFAPEGKPAVIAVLVQRFSQGFEGRDRRFIAVTGRAR; translated from the coding sequence ATGGCCGATCTCGTCTCGGCCGCAAATATCCGGCACCATGGCATGCTGATAGCTGCCCGCCATGCGTTGGGCCAGGCCGCGAGCACGGCGGACTGCTCGGCGAGCTTCGAGACGCAGCAAAATGGCGACATATCGGGCAAGGCGCTCGGCTTCCGGCTGACGTTGCAGGGCCAGGACGGCAAGCCGTTGAAGATATTGCATGAGGACAAGGCGGTGCCGGGCTCGAGGAACTGCCCGATCTCCTACTCCCTGTCGGAGGCCTACGAATTTGCGCCCGAGGGCAAGCCGGCGGTGATTGCCGTGCTGGTCCAGCGCTTCAGCCAGGGCTTCGAAGGCCGCGACCGCCGCTTCATCGCGGTGACAGGCCGGGCGCGCTGA
- a CDS encoding propionyl-CoA synthetase, with amino-acid sequence MASRYHEVYEGWKRDPEQFWADAAKAIDWFSPYGRVFDAEAGVYGRWFTGASCNTCFNAIDRHVASGRAEQVALIHDSAITGTIRKFTYVELKREVIALASVLKNRGIGKGDRVIIYMPMVAEAAFAMLACSRIGAVHSVVFGGFASHELATRIDDAKPKLIISASCGLEPGRTVAYKPLLDTAIELSRHKPDACLILQREQLRCELKDHYDIDYADAVGRERAAGANVDCVPVLATDPLYIIYTSGTTGQPKGIVRDNGGHMVALKWTMENEFGVKPGEVFWAASDVGWVVGHSYIVYGPLLHGATSVLFEGKPVGTPDAGTYWRVISQHGVVALFTAPTAFRAIKGQDPRGEFVPSYDLSKFRTLFLAGERADPETIKWAEQKLAVPVIDHWWQTETGSPMTINPAGLGLLPVKYGSPGVPMPGYDIRVLDDAGHEVARGTLGNVVVKLPLPAGCLPTLWNADARFRQAYLEEFPGFYKTADAGMIDEDGYLYVMARTDDIINVAGHRLSTGAMEEVLAAHPDVAECAVIGIADAMKGQVPLGFVVLNAGVSRDIGLIESEVVGLVRERIGPVAAFRTVVTIKRLPKTRSGKILRGTMQKIADKEEWTMPATIDDPAILDEITAALKGRGIGV; translated from the coding sequence ATGGCGTCACGCTACCACGAGGTCTATGAGGGCTGGAAACGCGATCCGGAGCAATTCTGGGCGGACGCGGCGAAAGCCATCGACTGGTTCTCCCCCTATGGGCGCGTCTTCGATGCCGAGGCCGGCGTCTATGGCCGCTGGTTCACCGGCGCCTCCTGCAACACCTGCTTCAACGCCATCGACCGCCATGTCGCCAGCGGCCGCGCCGAGCAGGTGGCGCTGATCCACGACAGCGCGATCACCGGCACGATCAGGAAATTCACCTATGTCGAGCTGAAGCGCGAAGTGATCGCACTCGCCTCGGTGCTGAAGAACCGCGGCATCGGCAAGGGCGACCGCGTCATCATCTACATGCCGATGGTGGCGGAAGCGGCCTTCGCCATGCTCGCCTGCTCGCGCATCGGCGCCGTGCATTCGGTGGTCTTCGGCGGCTTCGCCTCGCATGAACTCGCCACCCGCATCGACGACGCCAAGCCGAAGCTGATCATCTCGGCATCCTGCGGCCTGGAGCCCGGACGCACCGTCGCCTACAAGCCGCTCCTCGATACAGCAATCGAGCTCTCCAGGCACAAGCCTGACGCTTGCCTGATCCTGCAGCGCGAGCAGTTGCGCTGCGAGCTGAAGGACCATTACGACATCGATTATGCCGACGCGGTTGGGCGCGAGCGGGCCGCCGGGGCCAATGTCGACTGCGTTCCGGTGCTGGCCACGGACCCGCTCTATATCATCTATACGTCGGGCACGACCGGCCAGCCGAAGGGCATCGTGCGCGACAATGGCGGCCACATGGTCGCCTTGAAATGGACGATGGAGAACGAGTTCGGCGTCAAGCCGGGCGAAGTGTTCTGGGCGGCTTCCGACGTCGGCTGGGTGGTCGGCCATTCCTACATCGTCTACGGCCCGCTGCTGCATGGCGCAACCAGCGTGCTGTTTGAGGGCAAGCCGGTCGGCACGCCGGACGCCGGCACCTACTGGCGGGTGATCTCGCAGCATGGCGTGGTGGCGCTGTTTACCGCGCCGACCGCCTTCCGCGCCATCAAGGGACAGGACCCGCGCGGCGAATTCGTGCCGAGTTACGATCTGTCGAAATTCCGCACGTTGTTTCTCGCCGGCGAGCGCGCCGACCCGGAAACCATCAAATGGGCCGAGCAGAAGCTCGCCGTGCCGGTGATCGACCACTGGTGGCAGACCGAGACCGGCTCGCCGATGACCATCAACCCGGCCGGCCTTGGGCTCTTGCCGGTGAAATACGGATCGCCCGGCGTGCCGATGCCGGGCTACGATATTCGCGTGCTCGACGATGCCGGCCATGAAGTGGCCCGCGGCACGCTCGGCAATGTCGTGGTCAAGCTGCCCTTGCCGGCCGGCTGCCTGCCAACGCTGTGGAACGCCGACGCCCGCTTCCGCCAGGCCTATCTCGAGGAGTTCCCAGGCTTCTACAAGACGGCCGACGCCGGCATGATCGACGAGGATGGCTATCTCTATGTCATGGCCCGCACCGACGACATCATCAATGTCGCCGGCCATCGGCTATCGACTGGAGCGATGGAGGAAGTGCTTGCCGCGCATCCCGACGTCGCCGAATGCGCCGTCATCGGCATCGCCGACGCGATGAAAGGCCAGGTGCCACTTGGCTTCGTCGTACTCAACGCCGGCGTTTCGCGCGACATCGGCCTCATCGAAAGCGAGGTGGTAGGACTTGTGCGCGAGCGCATCGGCCCGGTCGCCGCCTTCAGGACGGTGGTGACGATCAAGCGCCTGCCCAAGACGCGCTCTGGCAAGATCCTGCGCGGCACCATGCAGAAGATCGCCGACAAGGAAGAATGGACCATGCCGGCGACCATCGACGATCCGGCCATCCTCGACGAGATCACCGCGGCGCTCAAGGGACGCGGCATCGGGGTGTAG
- a CDS encoding metallophosphoesterase family protein, with product MQDTVVYAIGDVHGCYKELRSLEQKILLDALPFRGRKIIIMLGDYVDRGPNSRRVLDHLIAPAPQGFLRVCLAGNHEVAMLGYLDGHLSRELWLAIGGLETLYSYGVDPARLGDLYGSSEEVDRRIRAAIPAGHVSFLRTLPVMVCSRKFVFVHAGIRPGIDLVEQDEDDLLNIRSEFFEKAHILDRWVVHGHTIVDVPKFEGHRLGIDTGAFRSGRLTAVRIVGKHGKLLSSAG from the coding sequence ATGCAGGACACGGTCGTCTATGCGATCGGCGATGTGCACGGCTGCTACAAGGAGCTGCGGTCGCTGGAACAAAAGATCCTGCTCGACGCGTTGCCCTTTCGCGGGCGCAAGATCATCATCATGCTTGGCGACTATGTCGACCGCGGCCCGAACTCGAGACGCGTCCTCGATCATCTCATCGCGCCGGCGCCGCAAGGCTTCCTGCGCGTCTGCCTGGCGGGAAACCACGAGGTCGCCATGCTCGGCTATCTCGACGGGCATCTGTCGCGGGAACTTTGGCTGGCGATCGGCGGACTCGAGACGCTCTATTCCTATGGCGTCGACCCGGCACGCCTTGGCGACCTTTACGGCTCAAGCGAGGAGGTCGACCGGCGCATCCGCGCCGCCATTCCCGCCGGCCATGTCAGCTTCTTGCGCACGCTGCCGGTCATGGTCTGCTCGCGCAAGTTCGTCTTCGTCCACGCCGGCATCCGGCCGGGCATCGACCTCGTCGAGCAGGACGAGGACGACCTGCTCAACATCCGCTCGGAATTCTTCGAGAAGGCCCATATCCTCGACCGCTGGGTGGTGCATGGACACACGATCGTGGATGTGCCGAAGTTCGAAGGGCACCGGCTCGGCATCGATACCGGCGCCTTCCGGAGCGGGCGGCTGACCGCGGTCAGGATCGTCGGCAAGCACGGCAAGCTGCTGTCTTCGGCGGGTTAA
- a CDS encoding NmrA/HSCARG family protein produces MSQIDTSKPLITVVGASSKQGRSVAKSLLDSGRYRVRALTRRLDSQPAQALAKKGAEVVVAPLELGRQAELTEALKGSAGAFLMTPPIVKVPPAEPELNLGKELADAAVAAGVEHVVFSGLENVEAITGGTKWAPHFTDKAKVEDYIRSLPIRSSFVYLAFYYTNFLEYYVPQGVEDGIDFAIYLPPDIPVPFCDPLTAAGPAVREIFDHPARYTGEALPVIGEFISAQQMVDTFVRVTGKRARYASAYSREDLLRHFPGFAGNEHLVRELVGMVEYAVEYGYYAPGRDLTWSRKIDPNALTWEQFLKRSKWQGDLLSYGAAAEAELAPI; encoded by the coding sequence ATGAGCCAGATCGATACCTCCAAACCCCTGATCACCGTTGTCGGGGCCTCGAGCAAGCAGGGTCGCAGCGTCGCCAAGTCCCTGCTCGACAGTGGACGCTACCGCGTGCGCGCGCTGACTCGCCGTCTCGACAGCCAACCAGCGCAAGCCTTGGCGAAGAAAGGGGCCGAGGTCGTGGTGGCGCCCCTGGAACTCGGCCGGCAGGCCGAACTGACCGAAGCACTGAAAGGTTCGGCCGGGGCGTTCTTGATGACGCCGCCGATCGTCAAGGTGCCGCCGGCGGAACCCGAACTCAACCTCGGAAAGGAGTTGGCCGACGCGGCAGTGGCCGCTGGTGTCGAACACGTGGTTTTCAGCGGGCTCGAAAATGTCGAAGCGATCACCGGCGGCACCAAGTGGGCACCGCATTTCACGGACAAGGCGAAGGTAGAGGATTACATCCGCAGCTTACCCATTCGCAGCTCGTTTGTATACTTGGCGTTTTATTACACCAACTTCCTGGAATACTACGTGCCGCAAGGTGTGGAGGACGGCATAGATTTCGCCATATACTTGCCTCCGGACATCCCCGTGCCGTTCTGCGACCCGCTCACTGCGGCCGGTCCAGCGGTGCGCGAGATCTTCGATCACCCCGCGCGATACACCGGGGAGGCGCTGCCCGTGATCGGCGAGTTTATCTCGGCGCAGCAAATGGTGGACACGTTTGTGCGCGTCACCGGCAAGCGCGCGCGCTACGCCTCTGCATACTCGCGCGAAGACTTATTGCGCCATTTTCCGGGTTTCGCCGGCAACGAGCATCTCGTGCGCGAATTGGTGGGCATGGTCGAATATGCCGTCGAATATGGCTACTACGCTCCCGGGCGCGATCTGACCTGGAGTCGGAAGATCGATCCGAATGCGCTGACCTGGGAACAGTTCCTCAAGCGCAGCAAATGGCAGGGCGACTTGCTGTCCTATGGCGCCGCCGCCGAGGCCGAGCTTGCGCCGATCTGA